In Balearica regulorum gibbericeps isolate bBalReg1 chromosome 2, bBalReg1.pri, whole genome shotgun sequence, one DNA window encodes the following:
- the IBA57 gene encoding iron-sulfur cluster assembly factor IBA57, mitochondrial isoform X1, with product MLVRAGAAAAATATTLPGLRRLWRGGGNGWNGAAACFPLGRALLDVRGAEAALLLQGLLTNDVTRLVAGDGPPPGAAALPRALYAHALNVQGRCLYDVILYRLHENPEEEPRILLECDSGVLDAIQKHLKLYKIRRKVNITPCLDLSLWAVVPGERAGDVAGSLAKCADQALISTPDPRTEVMGWRLITKKGANLSEIIPGSQIGNIQDYHRHRYKQGIPEGVKDLPPGVALPLESNLAYMNGISFTKGCYIGQELTARTHHMGVIRKRLLPVQFLAPLPRDSIPEGAEILTESGKSAGKFRSGGGDLGIALLRLANINEPLCLNIAGDKVKLTASIPEWWPKPASK from the exons aTGTTGGTGagggcgggagcggcggcggcggcaacAGCCACCACCCTACCCGGGCTGCGCCGGCtgtggcggggcggggggaatgGGTGGAACGGGGCCGCCGCCTGCTTCCCCCTGGGCCGGGCGCTGCTGGACGTACGGGGCGCCGAGGCCGCCCTTCTCCTCCAGGGCCTCCTCACTAACGACGTCACGCGGCTGGTAGCGGGGGACGGGCCCCCCCCCGGCGCCGCGGCCCTGCCGCGCGCGCTCTACGCGCATGCGCTCAACGTCCAAGGCCGCTGTCTCTATGACGTCATCCTCTACAG GCTTCACGAGAATCCAGAAGAAGAGCCGCGCATCCTGCTGGAGTGTGACAGTGGCGTGCTGGATGCCATACAAAAACATCTGAAACTGTACAAGATCCGGAGGAAAGTAAACATCACCCCTTGCCTTGACCTCTCTTTGTGGGCCGTCGTCCCTGGGGAGAGGGCTGGAGACGTTGCCGGTTCCCTCGCTAAATGTGCAGACCAGGCTCTGATCTCAACTCCTGACCCCAGAACAGAAGTTATGGGCTGGAGACTGATTACAAAGAAAGGAGCAAATCTATCGGAGATTATCCCTGGGAGTCAGATTGGAAATATTCAGGATTACCACAGGCACAGGTATAAGCAAG gaatTCCTGAAGGTGTGAAAGATCTCCCTCCTGGAGTAGCCCTCCCGCTGGAATCAAACCTGGCCTACATGAATGGCATCAGCTTTACCAAAGGCTGTTACATCGGACAGGAGTTGACAGCCAGGACCCACCACATGGGTGTCATTCGCAAACGTCTGCTGCCAGTCCAATTTTTGGCTCCTCTTCCCAGGGACAGCATTCCTGAGGGTGCTGAGATCTTAACTGAATCGGGAAAGTCGGCCGGGAAGTTCCGGTCTGGAGGAGGTGATCTTGGTATAGCTTTGCTGAGGTTAGCTAATATAAATGAACCACTCTGCCTAAATATAGCAGGTGATAAAGTAAAGCTCACTGCAAGTATACCCGAGTGGTGGCCAAAACCTGCTAGTAAATAA
- the IBA57 gene encoding iron-sulfur cluster assembly factor IBA57, mitochondrial isoform X2 translates to MGWRLITKKGANLSEIIPGSQIGNIQDYHRHRYKQGIPEGVKDLPPGVALPLESNLAYMNGISFTKGCYIGQELTARTHHMGVIRKRLLPVQFLAPLPRDSIPEGAEILTESGKSAGKFRSGGGDLGIALLRLANINEPLCLNIAGDKVKLTASIPEWWPKPASK, encoded by the exons ATGGGCTGGAGACTGATTACAAAGAAAGGAGCAAATCTATCGGAGATTATCCCTGGGAGTCAGATTGGAAATATTCAGGATTACCACAGGCACAGGTATAAGCAAG gaatTCCTGAAGGTGTGAAAGATCTCCCTCCTGGAGTAGCCCTCCCGCTGGAATCAAACCTGGCCTACATGAATGGCATCAGCTTTACCAAAGGCTGTTACATCGGACAGGAGTTGACAGCCAGGACCCACCACATGGGTGTCATTCGCAAACGTCTGCTGCCAGTCCAATTTTTGGCTCCTCTTCCCAGGGACAGCATTCCTGAGGGTGCTGAGATCTTAACTGAATCGGGAAAGTCGGCCGGGAAGTTCCGGTCTGGAGGAGGTGATCTTGGTATAGCTTTGCTGAGGTTAGCTAATATAAATGAACCACTCTGCCTAAATATAGCAGGTGATAAAGTAAAGCTCACTGCAAGTATACCCGAGTGGTGGCCAAAACCTGCTAGTAAATAA